From Pseudofrankia saprophytica, a single genomic window includes:
- a CDS encoding carboxylesterase/lipase family protein, with product MTTLPPVATVVARTPWGDARGVDLGAVRVWRGLPYAAAPLGPARFRPPRAPEPWAGEHDCSAFGPTSPQLRLPGLRGPRRRARAPRGSEDCLYLNVWSPGPGGPPRPVLVWIHGGGFVSGAGSSFDGARLAARGDAVVVTINYRLGPWGHLDLAPDDADPTAPASIGYNLALLDQIAALRWVRGAVGAFGGDPGRVTVFGESAGAMCIGALLAAPAARGLFHRGVLQSGVAHHVRSLAAAETARHRFVGLLDHPPAEASTAELVSAGEALLTALADPFLPTLDGVVLPEAPMAAVAGGSGRDVPLLVTWCRDEIELFLALAPGVVPVAEEARARAVLGDDRWRRLLAHYAEHHGARARSALLTDVAFARPAARLADAAHAAGGRAWMLRFDHPGASGHVAHGADLPLTWGRADAASPDQDRRVAALWQDILLAFASSGDPATPALPPWPHHDPGRRPVLLLSASPRVAERPDERLHAAWSTLPRP from the coding sequence ATGACCACGCTGCCTCCGGTGGCCACGGTCGTGGCGCGGACGCCGTGGGGGGACGCGCGCGGGGTGGATCTGGGCGCGGTGCGCGTGTGGCGCGGGCTCCCGTACGCGGCGGCGCCGCTCGGGCCGGCGCGCTTCCGGCCACCACGGGCGCCCGAGCCGTGGGCGGGGGAACACGACTGCTCGGCGTTCGGCCCGACGAGCCCGCAGCTGCGGCTGCCGGGGCTGCGGGGGCCAAGACGGCGCGCCCGGGCGCCACGCGGCTCCGAGGACTGCCTTTACCTGAACGTCTGGTCGCCGGGGCCCGGCGGGCCGCCCCGACCGGTGCTGGTGTGGATCCACGGCGGCGGCTTCGTCAGCGGCGCCGGCAGCTCGTTCGACGGGGCGCGCCTGGCCGCCCGGGGCGACGCCGTCGTCGTCACGATCAACTACCGGCTCGGCCCATGGGGCCACCTCGACCTGGCACCGGACGACGCCGACCCCACCGCGCCCGCCAGCATCGGGTACAACCTGGCACTGCTCGACCAGATCGCCGCGCTGCGCTGGGTGCGCGGCGCGGTGGGCGCGTTCGGCGGCGACCCTGGCCGGGTGACCGTCTTCGGGGAGTCCGCCGGGGCGATGTGCATCGGCGCCCTGCTGGCGGCACCCGCCGCCCGTGGGCTGTTCCACCGGGGGGTGCTCCAGAGCGGCGTGGCTCACCACGTCCGGAGCCTCGCGGCCGCCGAGACCGCCCGCCACCGCTTCGTCGGGCTGCTGGACCACCCACCGGCCGAGGCGTCGACGGCCGAGCTGGTCAGCGCGGGCGAGGCGCTGCTCACCGCACTGGCGGACCCGTTCCTGCCCACCCTCGACGGTGTCGTACTGCCCGAGGCCCCGATGGCCGCCGTCGCGGGCGGGTCGGGCCGGGACGTGCCGCTGCTGGTCACGTGGTGTCGCGACGAGATCGAGCTGTTCCTGGCGCTCGCACCGGGCGTGGTGCCGGTGGCCGAGGAGGCGCGGGCGCGGGCAGTGCTCGGCGACGACCGGTGGCGGCGGCTCCTGGCCCACTACGCCGAGCACCACGGCGCCCGCGCCCGCTCCGCGCTGCTGACCGACGTGGCGTTCGCCAGGCCGGCGGCGCGCCTCGCCGACGCCGCGCACGCCGCGGGCGGCCGCGCCTGGATGCTGCGCTTCGACCACCCCGGTGCCAGCGGGCACGTCGCGCACGGCGCGGACCTGCCGCTGACCTGGGGCCGGGCCGACGCCGCGAGTCCCGACCAGGACCGGCGGGTGGCCGCGCTGTGGCAGGACATCCTGCTGGCGTTCGCCAGCTCGGGCGACCCGGCGACCCCAGCCCTGCCGCCCTGGCCCCACCACGACCCCGGCCGCCGCCCGGTCCTGCTGCTGAGTGCCTCGCCCCGGGTCGCAGAGCGCCCCGACGAGCGCCTCCACG
- a CDS encoding copper resistance CopC family protein, whose protein sequence is MRAVVAGRRAGLAGAPSGRPPRWRPAPGAGVLAAALVGGLVTLAVLAGAAPASAHTQLKSSTPANGATVPTAPDHVELVFAQHLLGLGAVAVQGPDGASVAAGEPVLDGAIVTQPLVADRPAGTYRLAYRVVSADGHPVNGEISFTATAATGQPASPSSTASAAAGPASLPTATPVVVSEPTGVIISWVDTDTDDGWSTGLIVGVAVGAGVLAAVGGAVLAVLVRRRQGSSDGT, encoded by the coding sequence ATGCGCGCAGTGGTTGCCGGACGGCGGGCAGGTCTCGCCGGTGCCCCTAGCGGGAGACCACCCCGGTGGCGGCCGGCTCCCGGCGCGGGCGTCCTCGCCGCCGCGCTGGTCGGCGGGCTGGTGACGCTCGCGGTCCTCGCTGGCGCGGCGCCCGCGAGCGCGCACACGCAGCTGAAGTCGAGCACTCCCGCCAATGGCGCCACCGTGCCGACCGCGCCGGACCACGTCGAGCTGGTGTTCGCCCAGCACCTGCTGGGCCTCGGCGCGGTCGCGGTCCAGGGTCCTGACGGCGCCAGCGTCGCCGCCGGCGAACCGGTCCTCGACGGCGCGATCGTCACCCAGCCGCTGGTGGCCGACCGGCCCGCGGGAACCTACCGGCTCGCCTACCGGGTGGTCTCCGCTGACGGGCACCCGGTCAACGGCGAGATCTCCTTCACCGCGACGGCCGCGACGGGACAGCCCGCGTCGCCGTCCTCCACCGCGAGCGCCGCCGCCGGCCCGGCCTCCCTACCGACCGCGACGCCGGTGGTGGTCAGTGAACCGACCGGCGTGATCATCTCGTGGGTGGACACGGATACGGACGACGGATGGTCCACCGGCCTGATCGTCGGGGTCGCGGTCGGCGCCGGCGTGCTGGCCGCCGTCGGCGGCGCCGTCCTCGCGGTGTTGGTCCGGCGCAGGCAGGGGAGTTCCGATGGGACCTGA